The window AGGATATATTTAAAACTCTGCATTCTGCAGGAAGATTGAGTGAAAATAAGGTTTCTCTCGATTGGGAGAAAAAGAGAATTTATATTGATTACATTAATAACACCGTTTATAGTGTTAATACGCAATATGCGGGTAATTCTATTGGTTTTAAAAAACTTGCTCTAAGATTGGCGATTAGAAAAGCATATCGAGAGGGTTGGTTGGCAGAACACTTTATGATTATGGGAGTTCACGGACCGGGAGGTAGAAAAACCTATTTCGCTGGAGCTTTTCCTTCCGCCTGTGGTAAAACATCCACCGCTATGCTTCCTGGGGAAAAGATTCTTGCGGATGATATTGCTTATGTGAGAGAGATAAATGGGGAGTGTCGGGCGGTAAATGTAGAAAAAGGAATATTTGGAATTATCCAAGATGTAAATCCACGTGATGACCCTTTAATTTATGAAATTTTAAATTCTCCGGGAGAAATTATTTTTAGTAATATTCTCATAAAAGATGCCCGGCCCTGGTGGTTGGGAATGGGGAAAGAATTGCCTAAGGAAGGGATAAACTATACCGGCTATTGGTATGAAGGTAAAGTTAATGAAGAGGGAGAAAAGATTCTTCCTTCGCATAAGAATGCCCGTTATACGGTGTCGTTAAAAGCTTTGCCTAATTGTGATTCTTCCTTAGAAGACCCTAATGGCGTAGTGCTTTCGGGAATAATGTTTGGAGGAAGAGACTATCGGGCGTACTTTCCAGTGCAGGAAGGATATAATTGGGAACAGGGAATTGTTGCTTACGGTGTCGGATTAGAGACCGAAACAACTTTCGCACTCATAGAAGAAGAAGGTAAACGTGAAATTAATATAATGAGTATTCAAGACTTTGTTTCCATATCCTTAGGAGAATACATAAAGAGTTATCTTTCCTTTAGAAGAAAATTAAAGAAAATTCCTTTGGTGTTTGGGGCAAACTATTTCTTGCGCGATTTAAAGACAGGTGAATTCTTAAATGCCCGACAGGACAAACACGTTTGGGTAAAATGGATGGAGTTGAGAGCAAATGGTGATGTGAAGGCGAGAAAGACACCCACCGGGCTCATTCCTCTCTATGAAGACCTCAAAGCTCTTTTTAA of the Candidatus Omnitrophota bacterium genome contains:
- a CDS encoding phosphoenolpyruvate carboxykinase (GTP) produces the protein MNEYLKKLDSLLRKTELEKLKNIQHADVHKLIYEAILLCKPKEVFVCSDTPDEIAHIKNMAIVSGEESSALITPGHTFHFDGPEDQGRDRQTTKFLVPQGDKLSPALNQIEREEGLKEIFSLLKDAMVNKTMIVRFLSLGPVDSVFSIPCMECTDSWYVAHSVDLLYREGYQMFCKIGENKDIFKTLHSAGRLSENKVSLDWEKKRIYIDYINNTVYSVNTQYAGNSIGFKKLALRLAIRKAYREGWLAEHFMIMGVHGPGGRKTYFAGAFPSACGKTSTAMLPGEKILADDIAYVREINGECRAVNVEKGIFGIIQDVNPRDDPLIYEILNSPGEIIFSNILIKDARPWWLGMGKELPKEGINYTGYWYEGKVNEEGEKILPSHKNARYTVSLKALPNCDSSLEDPNGVVLSGIMFGGRDYRAYFPVQEGYNWEQGIVAYGVGLETETTFALIEEEGKREINIMSIQDFVSISLGEYIKSYLSFRRKLKKIPLVFGANYFLRDLKTGEFLNARQDKHVWVKWMELRANGDVKARKTPTGLIPLYEDLKALFKQVLHKDYSKEDYRRQFSLRVEENLHKIERIKVFLQTKVIDSPQEVSIIIEEQKERLLKAKKEFGEYIIPDNFPIV